The segment AACATCAAGCGCGCTCCGATCGAGGTTTTGGAACAGTTGAGCGTGCACCATTCGCTCAACGCCTTGTGCGTGCAGGATCTGAAGGCTGCGGCCGGCTTGAGCGGCGCGGTCGTACTGAGCACCTGCAATCGGCTCGAGTTTTACGGTACCTGCGCCGATGTCGATGCGGGGATAGCCGCGATGAGCGATTTTCTGCTTGGGAAGGATGAAGGCGCAGATGCTGCGGAAGAAGCACGGCTTTTGAGCCTCGTCTATGCGTTTGCGGACGACCAGGCGGTCAGGCACCTGTTCGAAGTGGTGACCGGACTCGATTCCCTCATCGTGGGCGAGGCCGAGATCGCGGGCCAGGTTTCGAGGGCCTACCGCGCCGCCTGCAACGCGCATGCGACCGACAAGCTCGTCAACGTGCTGTTTCAGCGGGCGCTTTCGCTCGGCAAGAAGGTCCGTTCCGAAACCAGGATCAGCCGCTACTCCACCTCCATTGGACGCATTGCCGTCGATCTGGCCGTGCGCGAGCTCGGGGGCATCGCCGACAAGCGCGTGCTGATACTCGGTGCGGGGGAGATGAGCGAGCTTACGATGAAGTACCTCGTCGCGCAAAACGTGTCGGTCGTCATGGTGTCGAACCGCTCGCTCGACAAGGCGCAGCGACTCGCAGCCCAGTACGGCTTCGACGCGTATCCGATCGACGAGTTGCGCTCGTGCCTCGATGCGGCGGATGTGGTGTTCTCGGCCACGGCGGCCAAGGATTACCTCATCGATGCACCCACGGTCGCATCGGTGATGCGTGAGCGGCCCGCGAGGCCCCTTATCTGCATCGACATGGCCGTACCGCGCGATATCGATCCTGAGGTGCGCGTTTTGGAGAACGTAAGCTGCTTCGACATCAACGAGCTGCGCGACGTGGCGAAGGGCCATGAACGGCATCGCATGCTCGCCGCGAACAAGGCATCGCAGCTCATCGACGAGGCGCTTGCCGATTTCAATCGGTGGCAGCACTCGCTCGAATACATTCCCACGATCGAAGCGCTGTATAGGCAGGCCGAGCGGATCAAAGCAGAGAAGCTCGACAAAGCGCTCGGCAAGCTCCACGGCCTCACGCCCGCCCAGCTGCACACCGTGCAGGTCATGGCCTCGTCGATAGCGAACCAGCTCGTACACGAGCCGGTCGCCTCGTTGAACGCAATGGCAGGAACCGAGAAGAGCCGCGCGTATGCCGAGGTGCTCCAAGAGCTCTTCCATCTCGAACCGAATCCGGAAACCTCCGGTAAAGACCGAAGCGTTGCGACTGCGAGCAAGGACAGCCTATGAACGCCCTGACGATAGGAACGAGAAAAAGCGAACTTGCCCGGTGGCAGGCGGAATGGGTGAAGGAGCGCCTGCACGAGAGCTTTCCGCACAAAGACATCGAGCTCGCGCTGATGGACACCGAGGGAGATCGAGACCTCGAGAGGCCCCTGCCGCTGGTAGATGGCAAAGGGGTCTTCACGGCTGAGATCGAGTGCGGCCTGCAAGACGGTAGCATCGACATTGCGGTGCACAGCTTGAAAGATCTTCCGACCGTGCTGCCCGAGGGCTTCGAAATCGGCGCGTACTGTACGCGGCAGGATCCGCGCGACGTGTTCTTGGGCAAAGGTGGCCTTTCGCTTTCGAAGCTGCCCCGCGGCTCCCGCATCGGAACGTCGAGCTTGCGCAGGGCGGCGCAGGTGCACCGCTACCGCCCTGACATCGAGTGCGTGAACATCCGGGGAAACCTTGCTACGCGCTGGAGAAAACTGAACGAGCAGGACGATCTTGCGGGGATCATCCTGGCTGCAGCGGGCGTGATCAGGCTTGGATGGGAAGAGCGGATCACCGAGTATCTGCCCTACGACATCATGATGCCCGCGGCGGGCCAGGGCGTCATCGCCGTGGAATACGCCTCGCATCGCGACGACGTAGCGTCGATCGTGCGTGCGGTGAACGACGATGACTCGGAGCGTGCTGCGCGCGCTGAGCGCATGTTTCTCAAGGAGCTCGAGGGCGGCTGCCAGGTGCCGATCGGCGCGCTCGCCACCTGCGAAGGCGGCGAGATAACGCTAAC is part of the Raoultibacter phocaeensis genome and harbors:
- the hemA gene encoding glutamyl-tRNA reductase yields the protein MHTIVVGLNIKRAPIEVLEQLSVHHSLNALCVQDLKAAAGLSGAVVLSTCNRLEFYGTCADVDAGIAAMSDFLLGKDEGADAAEEARLLSLVYAFADDQAVRHLFEVVTGLDSLIVGEAEIAGQVSRAYRAACNAHATDKLVNVLFQRALSLGKKVRSETRISRYSTSIGRIAVDLAVRELGGIADKRVLILGAGEMSELTMKYLVAQNVSVVMVSNRSLDKAQRLAAQYGFDAYPIDELRSCLDAADVVFSATAAKDYLIDAPTVASVMRERPARPLICIDMAVPRDIDPEVRVLENVSCFDINELRDVAKGHERHRMLAANKASQLIDEALADFNRWQHSLEYIPTIEALYRQAERIKAEKLDKALGKLHGLTPAQLHTVQVMASSIANQLVHEPVASLNAMAGTEKSRAYAEVLQELFHLEPNPETSGKDRSVATASKDSL
- the hemC gene encoding hydroxymethylbilane synthase, translating into MNALTIGTRKSELARWQAEWVKERLHESFPHKDIELALMDTEGDRDLERPLPLVDGKGVFTAEIECGLQDGSIDIAVHSLKDLPTVLPEGFEIGAYCTRQDPRDVFLGKGGLSLSKLPRGSRIGTSSLRRAAQVHRYRPDIECVNIRGNLATRWRKLNEQDDLAGIILAAAGVIRLGWEERITEYLPYDIMMPAAGQGVIAVEYASHRDDVASIVRAVNDDDSERAARAERMFLKELEGGCQVPIGALATCEGGEITLTGMVCSLDGLTMVRVKQTGTVPEHVGYDAAQVALERGAESILQAEVSDAVR